From a region of the Pseudoclavibacter endophyticus genome:
- a CDS encoding ABC transporter ATP-binding protein encodes MASVTFDRVTLQYPGATRPAVSGLDLEIHDGEFLVLVGPSGCGKSTSLRVLAGLEQVTSGSILIDGEDVTEVDPKDRDIAMVFQNYALYPHMSVAENMGFALKLAKRPSAEIRERVREAAEMLDLVPYLDRRPKALSGGQRQRVAMGRAIVRQPRVFCMDEPLSNLDAKLRVQTRGEIARLQHRLGTTTLYVTHDQVEALTMGDRVAVLKDGVLQQVAAPRELYREPANVFVAGFVGSPAMNLFDGTLDADGAAHLGDLRIPVPSEGLQRGGGVTIGVRPEHVALDSDGPIEATVDMTEELGSDSYVYARAKLPGEPPIIVRVRSQEPPTTGDTIRVAVDTAHVHFFDAVSGERVR; translated from the coding sequence ATGGCATCGGTGACGTTCGATCGGGTGACGCTGCAGTATCCGGGGGCGACCAGGCCGGCCGTCAGCGGCCTCGACCTCGAGATCCACGACGGCGAGTTCCTCGTGCTCGTCGGGCCGTCCGGGTGCGGGAAGTCGACGAGCTTGCGAGTGCTCGCGGGGCTCGAGCAGGTCACGAGCGGCTCGATCCTCATCGACGGTGAGGACGTCACGGAGGTCGACCCCAAGGACCGCGACATCGCCATGGTGTTCCAGAACTATGCGCTCTACCCGCACATGTCGGTCGCCGAGAACATGGGGTTCGCGCTGAAGCTCGCCAAGCGGCCGAGCGCCGAGATCCGTGAGCGCGTCAGGGAGGCGGCGGAGATGCTCGACCTCGTGCCGTACCTCGATCGCAGGCCGAAGGCCCTCTCGGGCGGACAGCGGCAGCGCGTGGCGATGGGGCGCGCGATCGTGCGGCAGCCCAGGGTGTTCTGCATGGACGAGCCGCTGTCGAACCTCGACGCGAAATTGCGCGTTCAGACTCGTGGCGAGATCGCGAGGCTGCAGCACCGGCTCGGCACGACGACGTTGTACGTGACCCACGATCAGGTCGAGGCGCTCACGATGGGCGACCGCGTCGCGGTGCTGAAGGACGGGGTGTTGCAGCAGGTCGCGGCGCCGCGCGAGCTCTACCGCGAGCCCGCGAACGTCTTCGTCGCGGGCTTCGTGGGCTCGCCGGCCATGAACCTGTTCGACGGCACCCTCGATGCCGACGGCGCAGCGCACCTCGGCGACCTTCGCATCCCGGTCCCCTCCGAGGGGCTGCAGCGCGGTGGCGGGGTGACGATCGGCGTGCGGCCGGAACACGTCGCGCTCGACTCGGACGGGCCGATCGAGGCGACCGTTGACATGACCGAGGAACTCGGCAGCGACTCCTACGTTTACGCCCGCGCGAAGCTCCCCGGCGAGCCGCCGATCATCGTGCGCGTGCGCTCGCAGGAGCCGCCGACGACCGGCGACACGATCCGGGTCGCGGTCGACACCGCCCACGTGCACTTCTTCGACGCGGTCTCGGGCGAACGCGTGCGCTGA
- a CDS encoding FAD-binding oxidoreductase: MSADVVARLERKLPGRVVTDPEALEPLRRDRSGAVAPGRPLAVVFAESVGDVQAVCRTANETGTPLVTRGAGSGLAGGAIAGDGELVLSTERMTRILEISIPNQLAVVEPGLFNGDLNRQLAAHGLWWPPDPASKEFSTVGGNIAMNAGGLLCAKYGVTRESVLALKVVLADGSLLEVGHRTVKGVTGYDLCALMIGSEGTLGVIVEATLKVRPAVTGTVPTIGAYFDSIPDAAAASAAVTAAGLRPAIMELLDTYMLQTVGDYHGIDLISAGAAYLLIQTDGPGALDEAERILAEVTRVGGRAELTTDPETAASLVDVRRSGFIALEATGRAMLVEDVAVPRDRMPDMYARIAEISAKYGVDIPAPSHAGDGNLHPSFLFDGSSSEVPEYVWQAAEELFTAALELGGTLSGEHGIGTLKRRFLGAELGAEQYELQRRIKQVFDPKGILNPGKVFAA; the protein is encoded by the coding sequence ATGAGTGCTGACGTCGTCGCGCGCCTCGAGCGCAAGCTGCCCGGCCGGGTCGTCACCGACCCCGAGGCCCTCGAACCGCTTCGGCGAGACCGATCGGGGGCCGTGGCCCCCGGGCGCCCCCTCGCGGTCGTATTCGCGGAGTCGGTTGGCGACGTGCAGGCCGTGTGCCGGACCGCCAACGAGACGGGCACGCCGCTCGTCACGCGCGGCGCCGGGTCAGGGCTCGCCGGCGGTGCGATCGCCGGGGACGGCGAACTCGTGCTGTCGACGGAACGCATGACGCGCATCCTCGAGATCTCGATTCCGAACCAGCTCGCCGTCGTCGAGCCCGGTCTCTTTAACGGTGACCTCAACCGCCAGCTCGCGGCGCACGGACTCTGGTGGCCGCCGGACCCGGCGTCGAAGGAGTTCTCCACGGTCGGCGGCAACATCGCGATGAACGCCGGCGGCCTGCTCTGCGCCAAGTACGGCGTCACTCGCGAATCGGTGCTCGCCCTGAAGGTCGTGCTCGCCGACGGATCGCTGCTCGAGGTCGGTCACCGCACGGTCAAGGGCGTGACGGGCTACGACCTGTGCGCGCTCATGATCGGCTCGGAGGGCACGCTCGGCGTCATCGTCGAGGCCACGCTCAAGGTGCGGCCGGCGGTGACGGGCACGGTTCCCACGATCGGCGCCTACTTCGATTCGATTCCGGATGCCGCGGCCGCGTCGGCGGCGGTGACGGCGGCGGGCCTGCGCCCGGCCATCATGGAGCTCCTCGACACGTACATGCTGCAGACCGTGGGCGATTACCACGGAATCGACCTGATCTCCGCCGGCGCGGCGTACCTGCTGATCCAGACCGACGGCCCAGGCGCGCTCGATGAGGCCGAGCGCATCCTGGCGGAGGTCACCAGGGTCGGTGGCCGCGCCGAGCTGACGACCGATCCCGAAACCGCGGCTTCGCTCGTCGACGTGCGTCGCTCGGGGTTCATCGCGCTCGAGGCGACGGGCAGGGCGATGCTCGTGGAAGACGTGGCCGTGCCGCGCGATCGCATGCCAGACATGTACGCCCGCATCGCCGAGATCTCGGCGAAGTACGGTGTCGACATTCCGGCCCCGTCGCATGCGGGCGACGGCAACCTGCATCCCTCGTTCCTGTTCGATGGGTCGTCGTCCGAGGTGCCCGAGTACGTGTGGCAGGCGGCGGAGGAACTCTTCACGGCGGCGCTCGAACTCGGCGGCACGCTGTCGGGGGAGCACGGCATCGGCACGCTCAAGCGGCGCTTCCTTGGCGCAGAGCTCGGGGCCGAGCAGTACGAGTTGCAGCGGCGCATCAAGCAGGTGTTCGACCCGAAGGGCATTCTCAACCCCGGGAAGGTGTTCGCGGCCTGA
- a CDS encoding HTTM domain-containing protein has product MSTENRTKQRPSRDGRARSSHPRASGASSGIGLGTIVRAIGIAIGVFARGAYEVVRDALMTVFTFVERWLVDAKHARYGFAVTRILVGATGLGLLAANFTTRLYTFGSGSAWNGEAAAPRSEFPNIWIFSLFNRIALNDVLFTICYVLLAVLAVLVLVGWRKRFVLPVYFVGWVSFIEMNDLVGDQGDNMYRITLLTLLFTDCASRWSLDARRRRRQRGERRSPNFLRELWNGDALVPAWLTNPVHNLALVTLTAQVSFIYVSGALYKAAGTTWQNGTAIYAPLQTQRFGPWPELNELVVAWPPVLAALAWGSILLQLSFPFMLLRRPTRIIALVGICGFHVGIAVLMGLPWFSLAMIAVDAVFVRDSTWRGFGERLKRAWQEGRARAAGAPATRDAAPGDADQPPELENVEHPDPDDLDDDPAADELDERRARDEFDGDEFADEDPAEGDPDEGGPERAGSGAERPVTSGGGNRGSRS; this is encoded by the coding sequence ATGAGCACGGAGAATCGCACGAAGCAGCGCCCGAGCCGCGACGGCCGCGCACGCTCCTCGCATCCGCGCGCGAGCGGCGCATCCAGCGGCATCGGTCTCGGCACGATCGTGCGCGCCATCGGCATCGCGATCGGTGTCTTTGCCCGCGGCGCATACGAGGTCGTGCGCGACGCCCTGATGACGGTTTTCACCTTCGTCGAGCGCTGGCTCGTCGACGCGAAGCACGCGCGCTACGGGTTCGCCGTCACGCGCATCCTCGTGGGCGCGACCGGCCTCGGCCTGCTCGCGGCCAACTTCACGACGCGCCTGTACACCTTCGGCAGCGGATCGGCGTGGAACGGCGAGGCCGCGGCCCCGCGCAGCGAGTTCCCCAACATCTGGATCTTCAGCCTCTTCAACCGCATCGCCCTCAACGACGTGCTGTTCACGATCTGCTACGTCCTGCTGGCTGTGCTTGCGGTCCTCGTGCTCGTGGGGTGGCGGAAGCGCTTCGTGCTGCCGGTCTACTTCGTCGGCTGGGTGTCGTTCATCGAGATGAACGATCTCGTCGGCGACCAGGGCGACAACATGTATCGCATCACCCTGCTCACGCTGCTCTTCACCGACTGCGCCAGCCGGTGGTCGCTGGACGCAAGGCGTCGACGTCGACAGCGTGGCGAGCGGCGCTCGCCCAACTTCCTGCGCGAACTGTGGAACGGCGACGCCCTCGTGCCGGCCTGGCTCACGAATCCGGTGCACAACCTGGCGCTCGTGACGTTGACGGCGCAGGTCAGCTTCATCTACGTCTCGGGTGCGCTGTACAAGGCGGCCGGCACCACCTGGCAGAACGGCACCGCGATCTATGCGCCCCTTCAGACCCAGCGATTCGGGCCGTGGCCCGAGCTGAACGAGCTCGTCGTGGCGTGGCCGCCCGTGCTCGCGGCGCTCGCGTGGGGATCGATCCTCCTGCAGCTGTCGTTCCCGTTCATGCTTCTCCGGCGGCCGACCCGCATCATCGCGCTCGTCGGCATTTGCGGCTTCCACGTCGGCATCGCCGTGCTCATGGGCCTGCCGTGGTTCTCGCTTGCGATGATCGCCGTCGACGCCGTCTTCGTGCGCGACTCGACGTGGCGCGGGTTCGGCGAACGCCTCAAACGGGCCTGGCAGGAGGGCCGCGCCCGGGCGGCGGGCGCTCCCGCGACCCGCGATGCCGCGCCCGGTGACGCCGATCAGCCCCCCGAACTCGAGAACGTCGAGCATCCGGACCCGGACGACCTCGACGACGATCCCGCCGCCGACGAGCTCGACGAGCGTCGCGCGCGTGACGAGTTCGACGGCGACGAGTTCGCCGACGAGGACCCCGCCGAAGGAGACCCCGATGAAGGCGGGCCCGAGCGTGCCGGCAGCGGCGCCGAAAGGCCCGTGACTTCGGGGGGCGGGAACCGCGGGTCGCGCTCGTGA
- a CDS encoding type 2 periplasmic-binding domain-containing protein: MARRRAKAINAWGGSVIGDNGETPTVNSPEAAAGLQALADAVAAGFEFIQFVQSEENQASFAEQSFPPVLASVYDDPELIEQHPYLSALKEALENAQPRPISPFCAAISKAIHDNATAAITGSVPVEQALADMESAISAAGQ; this comes from the coding sequence GTGGCTCGTCGCCGGGCGAAGGCGATCAACGCGTGGGGCGGAAGCGTCATCGGTGACAACGGCGAGACGCCGACGGTCAACTCGCCGGAAGCGGCCGCCGGTCTGCAGGCCCTCGCCGACGCGGTCGCCGCCGGGTTCGAGTTCATCCAGTTCGTCCAGAGCGAGGAGAACCAGGCGTCGTTCGCCGAGCAATCCTTCCCGCCCGTGCTCGCGTCGGTCTACGACGACCCGGAGCTCATCGAGCAGCACCCGTATCTCTCGGCGCTCAAGGAGGCGCTCGAGAACGCGCAGCCACGACCGATCTCGCCCTTCTGCGCTGCCATCTCCAAAGCCATCCACGACAACGCCACTGCCGCGATAACGGGCTCCGTGCCCGTGGAGCAGGCCCTGGCAGACATGGAGTCGGCCATCTCGGCGGCCGGTCAGTGA
- a CDS encoding choice-of-anchor G family protein: protein MIGRRWKRTTALFVGGAVAVAASGVLFSGSLNTAHALPTDDSEAEGRLITGDAGAINLNTIADLEGAYSANPSAPGAVNNPLSLEVLNALDIDLADGVELFGPNGVLGVGALSQYASTGPDEVPLASSGLINDDGTIAVGSDDPSENAYVDLGPILGAAGLDALLDDARLELGAISALATYDENGNPAGDYQIAGGSLVLSSPTVAGLSDELLEALGGVSGTANGLVGEEGVVDQTVTPLLDDLSSIINGVLTLPILGPIGSVEGLGVTATLDLDLEAALDSVLNQELLDEAGILSVNLSTGTVEVDLAQLVATANGSAYDGTLNGLPVNYEVLDSEIMQPLLQGALVDVLDQVPALVATAVSEALENATLNIAIDGTVNLVVGGLGVIDIDVSGTLAGFAGLEGAATPTTDLSGTSIAGLPVGSLLTPVTNFVVGELLPALVQPVQNVLVSEDALNDLLAPAVDALEPVLEPIFELVTNNLLSLTVNVQEQPGDFVEESAQDAGSFTQRALQLTLLPAAATPLLEVSLASATVRLAPEDADANTNASASAAASANADDESNAAAQAAAEAAAQADATTTASAAADANAEAAASAAADEDASTTASADVTADANASAAVAAQASAQADATDSTNADATAAATAEADVNADAASAAAAEAASTADSSNDASSEATATANAATDPDAAADPDATADVNANAASSAAASATADDQSNAAAQVAAQAAAQADATTTASAAADASAQAAAEVAATADASTTASADSTTDVNAAAQVAAQAAAQADATDSTNANASSAADAAATPDADASAAAAAQAAATADSSTDASQEASATADAATDPDAAADPDATADVNANAASSAAASATADDQSNAAAQVAAQAAAQADATTTASAAADASAQAAAEVAATADASTTASADSTTDVNAAAQVAAQAAAQADATDSTNANASSAADAAATPDANASTAAAAQAAATADSSTDASQEASATADAATDPDAAADPDAAADPDATADDSATADDSATADDSATADDSATATSASTSTSSANASASTSGSTSSKASASSNANASTHGGLVPTGDDNGLLMWFAAGGVLLALVGAGVLRWTARKSTDV, encoded by the coding sequence GTGATCGGGAGGAGGTGGAAGCGCACCACGGCACTCTTCGTCGGGGGAGCGGTCGCCGTCGCAGCAAGCGGGGTCCTATTCTCAGGTTCCCTCAACACCGCACACGCGCTCCCGACCGATGACTCAGAGGCCGAGGGCCGTCTGATCACCGGCGATGCCGGTGCCATCAATCTCAACACCATCGCGGACCTCGAGGGTGCGTACAGCGCGAACCCCAGTGCTCCCGGCGCGGTCAACAACCCGCTGTCGCTCGAAGTCCTGAACGCCCTCGACATCGACCTCGCCGACGGCGTCGAGCTGTTCGGCCCGAACGGCGTCCTGGGCGTCGGTGCGCTCAGCCAGTACGCGTCGACCGGCCCCGACGAGGTGCCGCTCGCCTCATCGGGTCTCATCAACGACGACGGCACCATCGCCGTCGGCTCCGACGACCCGTCCGAGAACGCCTACGTCGATCTCGGCCCGATTCTCGGTGCTGCCGGCCTCGACGCGCTCCTCGATGACGCGCGTCTCGAGCTCGGCGCCATCTCCGCGCTCGCGACGTACGACGAGAACGGCAACCCCGCCGGTGACTACCAGATCGCAGGCGGCAGCCTCGTGCTTTCGAGCCCGACGGTCGCCGGACTGTCGGACGAGCTACTCGAGGCGCTCGGCGGCGTGTCAGGCACGGCCAATGGACTCGTTGGTGAAGAGGGCGTCGTCGATCAGACGGTCACCCCTTTGCTCGACGATCTCTCGTCGATCATCAACGGGGTTCTTACCCTTCCCATCCTCGGGCCGATTGGTTCCGTTGAGGGGCTTGGCGTGACTGCGACGCTCGACCTCGATCTCGAGGCGGCGCTCGACTCGGTGCTCAACCAAGAGCTGCTCGACGAGGCAGGCATCCTTTCGGTCAACCTCAGCACGGGCACCGTCGAGGTCGACCTCGCCCAGCTCGTCGCGACCGCGAACGGCAGTGCGTACGACGGCACGTTGAACGGGCTGCCGGTGAACTACGAGGTGCTCGATTCCGAGATCATGCAGCCGCTGCTGCAGGGCGCCCTCGTCGACGTGCTCGACCAGGTGCCCGCCCTCGTCGCGACCGCTGTCAGCGAAGCCCTCGAGAACGCGACCCTGAACATCGCGATCGATGGCACCGTGAATCTGGTCGTCGGCGGGCTCGGAGTCATTGACATCGACGTTTCCGGTACTCTCGCTGGTTTTGCGGGGCTCGAAGGGGCCGCTACACCGACGACCGACCTCAGCGGTACATCGATCGCTGGGCTGCCCGTTGGCTCCCTGCTCACTCCCGTCACGAATTTCGTCGTCGGAGAGCTGCTTCCGGCGCTCGTGCAGCCGGTTCAGAACGTCCTGGTCAGCGAGGACGCGCTCAACGACCTGCTCGCCCCGGCCGTCGACGCACTCGAGCCCGTGCTCGAGCCGATCTTCGAGCTCGTCACCAACAACCTGCTCTCGCTCACGGTCAACGTGCAGGAGCAGCCGGGCGACTTCGTCGAGGAGTCCGCTCAGGACGCCGGCTCGTTCACGCAGCGGGCGCTGCAGCTGACGCTGCTGCCCGCCGCCGCGACGCCGCTGCTCGAGGTCTCGCTCGCCTCGGCGACCGTGCGTCTCGCTCCCGAGGACGCCGACGCGAACACGAACGCCTCGGCTTCGGCTGCGGCGTCGGCGAACGCCGACGACGAGTCGAACGCAGCGGCGCAGGCCGCCGCAGAGGCTGCCGCGCAGGCTGACGCGACGACGACGGCTTCGGCTGCGGCTGACGCGAACGCCGAGGCGGCAGCGTCCGCAGCGGCGGACGAGGACGCCTCGACGACCGCGTCGGCTGACGTGACGGCCGACGCGAACGCATCGGCCGCTGTGGCTGCCCAGGCGTCCGCGCAGGCTGACGCGACGGACTCGACGAACGCGGACGCGACGGCGGCGGCTACGGCCGAGGCCGACGTGAACGCTGACGCGGCGTCGGCCGCGGCTGCGGAGGCCGCGTCGACCGCCGACTCCTCCAACGACGCATCGTCGGAGGCCACCGCCACCGCGAACGCGGCGACCGACCCGGACGCTGCCGCTGACCCGGATGCCACGGCGGACGTGAACGCGAATGCTGCTTCTTCGGCTGCGGCGTCGGCGACGGCGGATGACCAGTCGAACGCTGCGGCGCAGGTTGCTGCGCAGGCCGCGGCTCAGGCGGATGCGACGACCACGGCTTCGGCCGCGGCGGACGCGTCGGCACAGGCCGCTGCTGAGGTTGCTGCCACGGCGGATGCCTCGACGACGGCTTCGGCTGACTCGACCACCGACGTGAACGCTGCGGCGCAGGTTGCCGCGCAGGCGGCGGCGCAGGCTGACGCGACGGACTCGACGAACGCGAACGCGTCGTCGGCGGCCGATGCGGCTGCGACGCCTGACGCTGACGCGTCGGCTGCTGCTGCTGCGCAGGCCGCGGCAACGGCGGACTCGTCGACCGACGCGTCGCAGGAGGCTTCGGCCACTGCTGACGCGGCGACCGACCCGGATGCTGCTGCTGACCCGGATGCCACGGCTGACGTGAACGCGAATGCTGCTTCTTCGGCTGCGGCGTCGGCGACGGCGGACGACCAGTCGAACGCTGCGGCGCAGGTTGCGGCGCAGGCCGCGGCTCAGGCGGATGCGACGACCACGGCTTCGGCCGCGGCGGACGCGTCGGCTCAGGCCGCTGCTGAGGTTGCTGCTACGGCGGATGCCTCGACGACGGCTTCGGCTGACTCGACCACCGACGTGAACGCTGCGGCGCAGGTTGCCGCGCAGGCGGCGGCGCAGGCTGACGCGACGGACTCGACGAACGCGAACGCGTCGTCGGCGGCCGATGCGGCTGCGACGCCTGACGCCAACGCGTCGACGGCTGCTGCTGCGCAGGCCGCGGCAACGGCGGACTCGTCGACCGACGCGTCGCAGGAGGCCTCGGCCACTGCTGACGCGGCGACCGACCCGGACGCTGCTGCTGACCCGGACGCTGCCGCTGACCCGGACGCCACTGCTGACGACTCGGCCACGGCTGATGACTCGGCCACGGCCGACGACTCGGCAACGGCTGACGACTCGGCCACGGCGACCAGCGCATCCACGTCGACCTCGTCGGCGAACGCGAGTGCGTCGACGAGCGGCTCGACGAGCTCGAAGGCTTCGGCCTCGAGCAACGCGAACGCGTCGACCCACGGAGGCCTCGTGCCGACGGGTGACGACAACGGTCTGCTGATGTGGTTCGCCGCAGGCGGCGTGCTCCTCGCCCTCGTGGGCGCTGGTGTGCTGCGCTGGACGGCACGGAAGTCGACCGACGTGTAG
- a CDS encoding DUF5819 family protein, producing the protein MSKKRPVRMTRGRRIVVVLLSAFAAWHVFASFLWIGPYSGIRQAVPGDLLQQYMIPMFGQSWSVFAPDPINGDYRLQIRATLGEDEDARETEFVDATAAELAMLSHNLTPPRAAIHANEVTSNLFNAFNRLSNEQKEIAALGYYNGDDWNDRLSAALAVTGDPALATAYFEAEQTVTAYATQVAHAVWGEEVAFVQFVVSRQNVVPYADRDDPDVQRPPVQSVPTGWRGLLEHEGQSRENFTNVFLRGMELSGQAELIETRA; encoded by the coding sequence ATGTCGAAGAAGAGACCCGTGCGAATGACGAGGGGTCGGCGCATCGTCGTCGTGCTTCTCAGCGCCTTCGCCGCGTGGCACGTGTTTGCGTCGTTCCTCTGGATCGGCCCCTACTCGGGCATTCGCCAGGCCGTCCCCGGTGATTTGCTGCAGCAGTACATGATCCCGATGTTCGGACAGAGCTGGAGCGTCTTCGCGCCCGACCCGATCAACGGCGACTACCGGCTGCAGATCCGCGCAACGCTCGGCGAGGATGAAGATGCGCGCGAGACGGAGTTCGTCGACGCGACGGCTGCCGAGCTCGCCATGCTGAGCCACAACCTGACTCCGCCCCGCGCGGCGATCCACGCGAACGAGGTCACCTCGAACCTGTTCAACGCGTTCAATCGGCTCTCGAACGAGCAGAAGGAGATCGCCGCGCTCGGCTACTACAACGGCGACGACTGGAACGACCGTTTGTCGGCCGCCCTCGCCGTGACCGGCGATCCCGCGCTCGCGACGGCGTATTTCGAGGCCGAGCAGACGGTGACGGCCTACGCCACGCAGGTCGCCCACGCGGTGTGGGGCGAGGAGGTCGCGTTCGTGCAGTTCGTCGTCAGTCGCCAGAACGTCGTGCCGTACGCCGACCGCGACGACCCCGACGTCCAGCGACCCCCCGTGCAATCCGTGCCCACCGGCTGGCGGGGACTGCTCGAGCACGAGGGGCAGTCACGCGAGAACTTCACGAACGTCTTCCTGCGCGGCATGGAGTTGTCGGGCCAGGCCGAGCTGATCGAGACCAGGGCATGA
- the rocD gene encoding ornithine--oxo-acid transaminase — translation MSTTLPSTPASPSPAYEPSAAQRAVIDRELAHSPKNYAPLPLVIDRGEGAWVWDVDGNRYLDCMAAYSAANFGHANERFLAAAKAQLERVTITSRALHATPLGPFLEALASLAGKELVLPMNTGAEANETAVKIARKWGYTVKGVAEGRAKVVAMRKNFHGRTTTMISMSDDPLARENYGPYTPGFELVDFGDVDQLRAAIDDDTVAVMLEPIQGEAGIIVPPDGYLQKVRELTRERNVLLVCDEVQTGLGRTGATFRHQAEGIEADLITVGKSLGAGIVPVSAVIGDSDVMGVLAPGTHGSTFGGNPMAAAIALAVCQELATGEPQERSRTLGERLHAGLARRVGSGVSEVRGMGLWAGVDIDPAYGSAKDICLGLLARGVLAKDTQARTIRFAPPFVVGADEIDLLLREFGAVLDARRP, via the coding sequence GTGTCGACGACGCTTCCGAGTACGCCAGCTTCGCCATCGCCCGCGTACGAGCCGTCCGCGGCCCAGCGGGCCGTGATCGACCGCGAGCTCGCCCACTCGCCGAAGAACTACGCGCCGCTCCCGCTCGTCATCGACCGCGGCGAGGGCGCGTGGGTGTGGGACGTTGACGGCAACCGCTACCTCGACTGCATGGCGGCCTACTCCGCGGCGAACTTCGGTCACGCCAACGAGCGGTTCCTGGCGGCGGCGAAGGCGCAGCTCGAGCGCGTCACGATCACGAGCCGCGCGCTGCATGCGACGCCGCTCGGTCCCTTCCTCGAGGCGCTCGCGTCGCTGGCGGGCAAGGAGCTCGTGCTGCCCATGAACACGGGCGCCGAGGCGAACGAGACCGCCGTCAAGATCGCCCGCAAATGGGGATACACGGTCAAGGGTGTCGCGGAGGGCCGCGCGAAGGTCGTGGCCATGCGCAAGAACTTCCACGGTCGCACGACGACGATGATCTCGATGAGCGACGACCCGCTCGCGCGCGAGAACTACGGCCCGTACACGCCGGGCTTCGAACTCGTCGACTTCGGCGACGTCGATCAGCTGCGGGCGGCGATCGACGACGACACGGTCGCCGTCATGCTCGAGCCCATACAGGGGGAGGCCGGCATCATCGTGCCGCCGGACGGCTACCTGCAGAAGGTGCGCGAGTTGACGCGCGAGCGCAACGTGCTGCTCGTCTGCGACGAGGTGCAGACGGGCCTCGGCCGCACCGGAGCGACGTTCCGGCACCAGGCGGAAGGAATCGAGGCCGACCTCATCACGGTTGGCAAGTCGCTCGGCGCGGGCATCGTTCCCGTGTCCGCGGTCATCGGTGACAGCGACGTCATGGGCGTGCTCGCACCCGGAACGCACGGCTCGACCTTTGGGGGCAATCCGATGGCCGCCGCGATCGCGCTTGCGGTGTGCCAGGAGTTGGCGACCGGCGAGCCTCAGGAGCGAAGCCGCACGCTCGGCGAGCGCCTGCACGCCGGGCTCGCCCGCCGCGTCGGGTCGGGCGTGAGCGAGGTGCGCGGCATGGGCCTCTGGGCGGGCGTCGACATCGACCCGGCCTACGGCTCCGCGAAAGACATTTGCCTCGGGCTTCTGGCCCGCGGCGTGCTGGCGAAGGACACGCAGGCGAGGACGATCCGGTTCGCGCCGCCCTTCGTCGTCGGCGCCGACGAGATCGACCTGCTGCTGCGGGAGTTCGGGGCGGTGCTCGACGCACGCCGCCCGTAG